AGGCCCTGAgtcataaaacataataaatattggaAAGGTAGATGAATCACAGCAGGGAGGAAATGGCTGATGTACCAAGGCTGTCACCCATGTGGACATCCCAAATCTGAGTGAGCAGCTGCTGAATAAAAAGGAGAATTGGGGATTCAAGAAATATGTTACTGTAGCTGCACTTATCTAGTTCTCTGCTTTGGGACAAGGTGCTAATTTAAAGACCAAATGCTACAGCAATGTGTAAGTATGGAGAATTCAGAATTTGtccttcttggggtgcctggatgactcagtgggttaagtgtccaactcgatttcagatcaggtcatgatttcacagttcatgagattgagccctgtgttgggctctgtgttgacagcacagagtctgcttgggattctctctccctctctttctgcccctccctcccagtctctctctctctctctgtctcaataaataaaattttaaaaccttaaaaaataataatttgtccttcttccctttccaagTCTTTGGGAGCCTAAATTTATCTCAAAGCAAAGACTCTATACCCCTCTTGACACTAGAGTAGTAAGTGGTAACACCAGCCACCGATCACTCAAAGCTCGTGGGAGAACAGTGCTCCTGggaagtgcttctcaaactttatggacaatgtttatagcaggtgATGTTAAAACGCAGTTTTACTCTGTTTGGGAGGGAATTTCCCAAAAACTATGAGCAGCGTTCCAGAACCACAAAAATAAGAGGTATTTTATTCTAGACCAGCGTGCCTCAGCTTTGGCTGTACATTATAAAGACCTGGGAAGCTTCTTAAAAACACAAGACCAGACCAGCTGCCATTGTTGTCACCACCCCCATCAGTCCATCAAAATCTGGGGGGACATCTTTcgaatgattctttaaaaaattttttttaacgtttattcatttttgagagagagagagagagacagagcatgagcggggaaggggcgaagagacagggagacacagaatccgaagcaggctccaggctctgagatgtcagcacagaggccaacgtggggctcaaacccaccaaccgtgagatcatgacctgagccgaagtcgggcgctcaaccgaatgagccaccagAGCGTCCCTTTAGAATGATTCTTACGCAAAACCCGGGTGGGGTCCACCAGGGCTATTCCAACTCCAACCCCACTGCTGGTCCAATCTGCAAAGTGCTCGATCCTGATCCGTGACAAGATGAGTACTGAAACCTAGAGTAAGTATGCGTTTAGCAGCTTCTACAGCAATGTGACAAGTCACCTTTATGTCTGGtgaacttaataataaaaatcaatggaGCCAATTTAAAGATCCGTTGACTTATAAAGAAACATTCTGAGACCCACTTGAGAAAAACTTCTGAATAATTAAACATCCACCTCTGCACACAGAGATTATGGCACCTTCTTTAAACTGTTAACGTCTCAGAGCCGAACCACTAAGGTCAGTGATTATTTGCTGGGGCAAATCATTCAGAGACCTGGGGACAACAGGGTTAATGAGCAGGCATGGGGTAGGTGGGGTTACAAACCAGGAACACATGCCCtccaagttttctttccctttaattgccctgaaaacacacacacacacacacacacacacacactcaccgaACACGGAAGGTGCGAGCTGAATGAAGTTTTCTGGGTAACGGcttgaaatgttttccttatgAGAAGTGGTGTTGAGTTACAGCGTGCAGACGGGCGAGCTGGGAGGAGAGGAGTGGCCGTCCCAGCCCGGCCCCCACCTTTCCTCGGGCTTATAGGAAGGTGGATGTGGGCTCAGGGAGACAAGTGATATGTTGAATTGTCTGGTGGCTGCAGTCAACTGTTCCCAGGGTGACCTGAGGGCAGTGTTTAGCACAGTGTAGCCAGGGGCCAGCCAAGCAGGCAGCGATGCTCTGCTGTGAAATGCCACGCAGGCAGAGACTGACAAGCACTAGGAGCTGAGCTTTCCCCCTTGGACTGCTGTTTCCTGCTGTTTTCAGGGGAGGGGGCGCTTTCTGGCCACGCTGCTGCtacttgagctctctctccacTCAAGGTAAGCAGGCTCAAAGGGAGGGAAGGCTGCAAGCGGAGCCTTTGCACCATGAACAAGATTCGAAAGTTTTTCCGAGGAAGTGGGCGAGTCCTGGCATTTATATTTGTCGCTTCTGTCATCTGGCTGCTCTTTGACATGGCAGCTCTCCGCCTGTCATTCAGCGAGATCAACACTCGGGTCCTCAAGGAAGACATCGTCAGGAGGGAGAGGATGGGATTCAGAGTTCAGCCAGACCAGATGAAGATCCTTTACAGTAGCATGAAAGAAATGAAGCCCCCACTGAGGGGACATGGGAAGGGCGTGTGGGGCAAAGAGAACTTTAGAAAAACTGAGAAGAGTATGGTCAAGGTTGAGGATGACTTGGACCAaacccagagggaaagaaaaacgcCGAACGCCCTGGGAAGGGGCAAGGTTGCCCCTTTGTGGCATCCTGCGTATTTCCAGAGCCTTCCAGTGACTTTCACCAAGcagaagacagagaagcaggACCTCGAGCCTGAAGCCTACTCTCGCCACATGGCAAAGCAAGGGGGCACTCGGGGGGCTCAGAAAACCCCATTCACAGCAGCAAGAGAAACTCAATTGGCAGAAACATCCATCCAGGCAAGACCTGTCAGTATAAACCAGGAGACCCTGAAGAGTCATAGTCTCAGCAGTGACACATCAAACAAGCAGCCGAGAGAAACCCAAATGTGACCATCGGGCCTAATACTGACAGATCAAAGCGGCAATCACAGGCGGTAGCAAATGAGAGGGCACACCCTGCCGGCCCACTCGTGCCAAAACCCAGGGAAGCCGTAGCCTTAAataaaactgagactcagagcaaAGAACTAGACTCAAATAAACACAAAGCCAACAAGAACCTTCCCTTTTCCAAGTTGGTTGCCAATTCAAATCGCTCAAAGAAGCAATATATTAATGAAACACAGTTGGGGGGCTTGCCAAAGGACGATCGAGCCAAAGTGGCTGGTgggaagaaattcaatttctcTGAAAGCCACGTTGTGATTATAACCAAGGAGGAGGAGCTAAAGACAGACTCCAAAGAGGCCCCCAAtcctaaaaacaaaactgcaCTCCCTCTTGTATTGGGTGAAAGCCAAGGGAAACACATTTCCAGGAATAGAAGTGAGGCATCTCTCTCTCCACTTGCTCTACAGAGAGCGACAGTATCTCAAACCCATCAAGCCTTCGCTGAGGGGCCAGAGCGAGCAAGAATCAACTTGACTGCCAAGGCCCAACCTGCAGAAGTCAACCAAAACCATATAAAAGCTTTTTTACCTGAAGAACATGGAATGCACCATGTGTTAAGAATTGACCTGACACTTTCTCCAAGGGACCCGAAAGCTCCAGGCCAATTTGGACGTCCTGTAGTTGTCCCccggggcaaagagaaggaggcagaaagaagatggaaggaaggaaacttcAATGTCTACCTCAGTGATTTGATTCCAGTGGACAGAGCCATCGAAGACACAAGACCTGCTGGGTAAGATccgtttctcttctctttcctcgaCCCAAAGTATTTTGGCTCTTATGTAGAGAATATATATTTCTAGACAATTTTGCATGAGTCTCGGTCACCTAGGGAATTAAAGCAACATGAATCATTAGACACAGTCCAAATAGTCTACCATCCACAGAGAGAATAATCCTGATATACCACACCCACGGTGTCCTCTCTCtacacttaacttctctgagactTTGGCTCCCACCTCTATTAGCTCATGTTCCATTCCTTCCTGCTACTGAAAACCTATTAAACTTATTAGATGAACTTAATTCCTAATAAGGTATACATGAATGATAGAGCTTAAAATGCAATTCCATTAAAATAGTGACAACGAAGTGAATTCCCAATTTCAGAACTTATACATGATTAGTGGGTTTGTCAGGAATGTATTTGGGAAATGAGCATAGAGAAGGTGCCTTCCAGGCCTCCCTGGAATTATATCTTAACCAGGAGAATTCTGCCTAACCGTGACTAATGATCACCAGAATAGCAAGTGAAGAAATGACTTTACTCCCTAAAACTTAATATCCTTTGTAGGTGGGATGATAGACATTTTGGGAGTTCATTTCTACAGGAAAAATAATGTCGAAAAAGTCAATTGGTCAATAACTTACAACACCTGCAGGGTGTACGAGTGCCTATTCCCAACCACTTAAATGTTTAGAATTTCACCATTTACAAAGAGCCTGCATACCCATCACGTGAACTCCATAAGAGACCTAGAAAGGAGCCGGCTGTTGTTATGGGTTCAAGGTAATAGAGGACACTCAGAAATCATATCACTTCCCCAGGATAGCACAACTCTGAAGCTTCCCGATGAGGCTTTGCCAACCAATTCTTCAATGAACTAAATTCCTCTAACTACATCAACGGGAGGTGGATCAAATCACAAAATATCTCCTCTGATTCAAACGCATTTTGGTTCCTGGTCCCTTTTGGCCCATTCATAAGTGAAAGTACGTTGTAGGCTTATGTTCGCTCTCCATCAATACCGTAATACAGTTAACTGATAATACAGATCCATGAATGCCTGGATATGCAATCCCTGAGCCACACAATGTTTGCCTAAAGGTCGGAATTAGGGAACGTCAAGACTCAGACTTAGCACCAGTGGTATGTAAACAGTGGCCTTGTTTATCCTTGGTGGAAAACTCTTGTTTATGACCAAGATAGTCAGCGTTCCTAGGAGGAAGGCAGACAGAGATGTGCCTGTCATGTTAGTAAGAGGAGCCTCTTCAGTTAAGGGAAGCCCTTGTCAGCTCTCTGAGCAACTGACAAGTAGCTTTCAGCCAAGCACCAACGCCTGCTGAGACCAAGCACTGTGCCCTCCACGTCCCTCACCCTGGGGGGCTCACAACCTGGAGGAGAATACAAACATGCCCAAACTAAACATGGTAAAAGTGAAGCCCTGGGAAGTTATATTGTCCGTGGGCAGAGAGCAGTAAATTTAAACAAGTTATTAAAATCCGTTCCCGAAATTATGCTGTGCTCTTTATCGCTTATCTCTTGCCGATtaccacccccccactccccccccccccgcccaaaagGATCCTAAAAATTATGTTGGACCAGCTCTGATCTGAAATCCTGGATATCACATATCACACATTTGTTTTATGTATGCACACATAAATTTGCCAGCTTTGAACACGAAATGCCAGAGAGCGAAGCAGTAGGCAAAGCGGCTTCAGTTTTACCTCCCTACCGTGGTCTGGCAGACTGCTATGGAGCGTGGGGAAGAGTCAGGCAGCGCCCAGGAGCACGGACCCCAGTTCCCAACCAGAGAAAGGGCAATCGTGTGAGGGCCAACAGCAAGTAATAATGATGTTATCAGCCATGCGATTTATTGAGGGCTCAGTGGTGCCTGCCCAGCACCTCGTAGCTTCTGAAAACTGGTCTGTGGAAGATGAAGTTCTTGGAAACGTCACAGTCAGGCTCTGTCTTCTGAAGGAGGCTGTCCCAGCTGAGGAGGAACTGACACGTAGGCTTGACAGGATGAGTCAGGCAGCATGTGGCCAGGCCCCCTCCCTCTTGTCACACAACCCACCTTGGCTAAACATAGGCGCTCTCGGCCAGCTGCCTCCCTCGTGCTCTATGCCAGCAGGGTGGAGGGGACGGTGTAGCCATAGGGGATCCTAGGTATAGGGCCCACCGGACTATTTACAGCCCTTGTGTGCCGCTCTTCCTTGAAAGAGGATAcgttattttgcttttcttttacccAAACACCCTGCCTACAAATATGTGCAAATTATGTATTCATATGGATAAAgttggaagaaaatacaaatgaaaaccatttgACTCATCAGGTTGCCGTGATCTGTGGCCTTCTGACTtcgaatttatttattttcagcctTGCTCAAAAAAGTTTGTGAAATGGTTTACAAGAATGCACACAAGAAGTTTTGGAGCTAATGCATTTTAAAGTCAGTGTGAGGGGGAAATTGTTATAGAATATAgcaagaaaatatgtgtgtgtgtatgagaaagacagagacagacacagagagagatctGTTAAAAACACAGGTGGACAGGAGGGCTTGCCTTAAAAGTAGCTACAGTAGCCCCCCACTGAAACCCTTCAATGTTAAGAATTCTGGGGGATATCTCCCCCGCTGTTCTTGATATTTCCAAAAATCCACTGCTATGGAATGATTAACACAATAACTGGCATATCATAACTGCCTACTGAATGCACACTGAACCAAGAGAAAAGGGTAAAGACCATAGATTTGCTAGTATGTTCATTTGGATTCAATTCCCCTGAGTAAAGATATTAACCAGTTACCAGCTAATAACTTCTTCAGGATGATTTAACTGATATGCTAGGAGGGACGACGTTGGCCCTGACAAAGACAGGAGACAGGCAGGATGCCCAGGACACTTTCACCTGCTCTAGTTCCAAAATCAAACTCTCTTCTCCAAAACTGCCCTGCCCTCCTTTTCTCCTGAGTCCCAGAGAACCATTTCTAAGCTGTTGAGATGCAGTCGTGGCCTTTTCCAAAAGCACAAGGGCTCCTGTCTGTCATCAGCATTATTCTCACTCTCCTTTTCAGTGCCACCCAAGTCTCTGCCCCTTGCAGTGTGGCTATAGCTTTCTGCATGTGACATTCTCTCTTCTGTGAGCCCTTAGCATTAAGAAAGTATCTCATTACCCTTGCCTGCCTCTGATGCTTGTACCATCTACTGATGTTCCTTTTCACTGGCGCCTTCTCCCAGACCCCCACCTTGCGGACCCTAGTCTGACATCACTTTTCTCCTGCACACCTTAGTCTGACATCGCTCAAAATCCAACTGTAGTTTATCTCCTCCTAGACCATAAATCGACTCCGACCTCTAAATTCCAATGGCCTTTAATGTGCTCACATTTACCGAACCACTCCTTGTTGTGTGCTCTTTCTGCACTGGAGCCTCGAGAATCCGTTTTGTCTTCTCACTGAAAGTGTAAGCTTCTGAAGGaaactctgtctcttccttcattttctacCCCCTTAGCATCGAGCAACATGGTTTTAAAAGGTATGTTTCTCAGAAACGATTTTCGAAAATTGGTCCTATCTTAAAACCGTACATGAGAGGTAGCTATTCAACTACGGCATGCAAGACGTCTTTTTATAAATTAACAATGACgacctaatttttcattttgaatatatagACTATGTTAGTATCTGGTTTAAGGTAAATACATCCTGTTCTAACACTATGATCTATTCGTTGAtctattttatctattcattattCTTTAGTTCATAGTTTCGTTGTTTGGTTTCTCATTTCAGTGTTTTGACTttcaagggaggaaaaaaaatctccttattTATTGACAATGATGCTTTATGTCAGTAAGTAAagtacaatttcattttttgcctAGAAGTTTTGCCTGTAAAATactcttcaaataaaaaattgttgATAGTCATTTTAAAGTtccacatgtaacttttttttctttataaaaagctAATCCTTACGCTTCTTGCTCTTAGTCACTTGAAATTCGTTTCAGTCAGCAACAATCAATACACACAGATTTTGCTAAAACGTGGCTCTGTCCATGGAAAGTGTAGGGCCATGCTACAGAGAGAAGTCTGTCTTCTGGCCTGCAGCTATATAGTTAGGATGAAAGTCCAGAAATGAACTTATTTTCAGAGTGCACTTCCGGAATCTGTTTTAGAGGAAAATGACTCAAGAAGGTTTTTGCTGCCAGCATTTGGTTTTTAAAGTACAATAAGAACTACAGCATGCTGTTCTACGACTGCTGCTTCGTCATGAGGTTACTCGATTGCTTAATTTAATGCTTTGCTTTTCCTACAGAACTCTGGCAAGCCCCTCTATAAAGCAATTAAAACCAGTCTTTACTCTCTTAGCCCAGTCCTGGGATTGTCAACCAATAATTTGATTCCTTCCTACACAGCTACGGAGAGTTTTCTTTTGGCTCATACGAAAAGCAAACGATAGCACCGGGCATTTGCCACAAACCAGTCTAAATTactgaggggaaagaaaaaccttTCTAGAACCCTAAtttccaccccttcctcccctctcaaTCCTACTGAGGTCAAAAACCATAACTAATAAATTACTGGAGGAAGAGGAACGAtcgggagggaaaaaaaaataaaaaactgaccACATATCTTTCCAAGGATTGGGCTCCTACAAGTTCATCAGgctgggaaaaaaagagaaactttaaagttaaataaagctcaaatgctttattttttcatgggATAGATATTTTAATTGATGAAATGAGACCCCTCTTGTGACTAACAGTGATCAGGGAATATTATCTAGAATTGACTGGTGATGCTGTAGGATCTCCCTGGAAAATGAAACAGgagtgggaaagaaaaatctGACAAGGTGACTTAAAAGGGTTATTTCTGGTgctttggagtgtgtgtgtgtgtgtgtgtgcgcatgtatgCTCATTTGTGTGCATTTGCGTGTTTGTATGTGCTATTTCATGCGGAGAgcaggaaataaaaagcaaaaattgctTAAAAGGTACAGACTAGACCATAGCATGACAAAGGTTAAATGGGGCCAAAGGAtgacacagaacatttccatacTCTCCTTTATCACACCCTCCCCATCACGCAAGGGTAATAAGGAGAAAGATGATCAGAGGACCTAAAACACATTTCTGCTACTagctcagagagaaggaaacagctaAACCATGCCTCATTAATGTAAAACTGAGAAAACTGTTGCAGCAGATCGGGGACTTTTTCTCCCAAACACTGCCAGAGACTTAGAAATATTTCTGGGAGAGAATAATTAGTAAATGCAGGGATCCGAAACTATTTACACGTCTCTTTTACACATCTAATCCATGTGCCTAATATAACCTAACTTTATCAAACTCTTGCCGCTCTTGTCTCAGAAAATAAGTGCCTGTTGGGCTGTTCTGGGAGATCCATTCAGAGCAGAGCCTCTCAAGAATGAAACGTTGTTCACTCGAGGGTCAGAAAGTTGGGGGAAAATAACAGTGTTTAGAAGCTCTATTTTGTTGTTTGCTCTCAAAGTGAAAGAGGCTTTGCAGAGTCCcctctatgtttaaaaaaaatccctgttaTTCCAAATGAAAGTATCTTCCAAATGGCCTCCACTTCTAAAATGTTATGTGTGGACACGTGTGAGAAGGAGCAGTATTTACGCGGGCCTTTCTGACTTGCCTCCTCTTATCTGATCCTTAAGACCATTCTCCAAGGCAGGTGCTATCATCGTCCCAGCTCTGCCGATGGAGAAACAGGACCTAGAAGAGGCACCTGAGATCTGAGACGGCGGCAGATAATTCCCCGGGGGCAGTGCCTTTCCTTTATGTTCTGGGCAGTgatgtgcgtgcatgcgtgtgtgtgtgtgtgtgtgtgtgtgtgtagattttctaaatgtgtgtgtgtgcatgcttttATTCTAACCAATCCTCACAGCAGCGCTATGAAAGATATCCTCCCTCTCGTAtgatttacagatgagaaaaatgaggctgaGGCTCTAAAGGAACAAATGATATATCTCCTGTCCCTGCAAGCCTACAGCCGAGCTgagattcaaaagaaaatttcctGACAGCTAATTCTAGTGGTCTTTCCATAAAGATACAGCTCCTCCTTCTTTTGCTTCCTTATAATCCTATAACTTTGACAGAAATAAAGACAtctctatttctcttccttacaCATGGGTCAGAGGTGTAGGAAGGGAATTAGTTTTGCATGTCAGGTACCTCTTCAGAGAAAAAACTTGTAGGAAATTATTTTCTGCACAGCACTAAGCAAAGGTGAGTCCAACACTGCCAACAACCTTAGCAGTGAACATCCCTAGGCTCCCGCTATGTGATCTGACATCTGAACATGGCCCCTGCCTCCAAGGTGCATACAGCAAAACGTTATGTGGGAGCACTGGGTACTCCTGGAGTAAGGAAGAGAGAGGCCAAACCCGGcctgagagaggacagaggtgTTTGAAATGCGACCTGAAGGGGTAGGAAGATGGAGAAGTGggggaaagatatttttaaaaaatgatccatTAAGAAACTGAGGGAAATCTGAcatggggtgggagagggccGTGGAAATGAGGCCACAGAAGATCAGCCAAGTCCAGATCACTCAGGATCTTGTTAAGGTTCTTCTAAGGGCCAGCAAGAAAAGGTGGGAGAGGTTAAAGCCATAGTAATAGGaatttaatttcccttttctcaAGGGTCTCATGACCCAGAAGGAATCACTTATGGGTGAATGAGGCTAACGCGGTATAGAGAATCACAGAACGTGAGTACTGGATGAAGCTTCGAAGTCCATCTAATCCAGTCCCTTATGTGACAGAGAAGTCTGAGAagggaagtgacttgctcaaggtcacacaccgTAGGAGAGACAGAGCTACCTACCCCCAAGGTGCCCTGACCTCCACCCAGAACTATTTCTGCCACATTACCCCACCCCCGCTCTTCGCCCTTTCATCCCAGTCTCACTCTGACAGCTGCCTGCTCAAAATAGACTATTGTTAAAGTGGTGCATGTGGATCCTGAGTCCAGTGGCTTTGATGGATATACGGTTACTTCAGGAGCCACAGCCTCAGCTGGCGAAAGCCTTTGGAGTAGAGGTGGTGAGCGTGACTGAAATCTTATAAATTAGTTGGGCAATTCTGACCGAATGCCAAGGTAGTCTACCctagaaagaacaaaacatataaaagtaaactttttatgTAACTATGCCCTGTGgtcagggagaggaaaagaagcccCAGTACAGCTAAGTTTTcacagaaaagaatagaatactGGACCGAGCTCCTCAGCTGAATGCCCGATTCTCCTTCTGATCCTCCCGAAGATAGCAGAGCTTGGGGAGTGAAGGCCCCTGAAGGCTCACCTCCAGGCACTAGTTGAATTGCAAATCAAAGTTGAGAAACATTCTCCTCGACCTTCTGTTCAAACCTGAGAAGACTGAGACTTGACCCACATAGTGCATTTTGATGGttttggaataaaatgaaaaattcataaaaatgagaGAATGTTATCGTTCCCCCAATCTTATGATTTGAAACCTTCTTTATTGGAGAGACGACATTCAAATCAGGTGAGTGGCTGAGCATTCAGCCTCACAAGCCAAGAAGGCAAAACGTATCACTGTTCTGAGTCTCTTGATAAAGGATGAGCCCTTGATAGAGCTGAATTAAAGGTTGGCCTGAGAAAAGGTCAATATACCCAGTCAAAATGGGTGTGTTTGCATTGTAGGTAATCACAGGTCCTCACGCGGGTTTTGACTATGGAACTTACACGgtatttttatatccattatcACATCAAATCTTCTCAGACATTCTGTGATGCAGGCACTGTGATCTTCACCCtaaaagtgaagaaactgagggtccGTACAGTTACGCGACTTACTGATGGTCACGCAGTCAATAAGTGTCAGAAAGGAATCAAAACTCGGTCCCTCGTCATCTTTCCCAAGTCTAGACAAAGTCCAGAAAGCTGTCCCACGACAGTACTCCCCATTTGTACTAAGTACTTAGATTGGCTGCCGTAATGTGAGTCTAGGCTTCCCCCAAACAATACAGATTGGGTTCATTTTTAGGTGCAGCATGAAATCTGTGGACTCTAAACACCTAATCTGTGTAACGGATGAGCATACGGAAGAAAGATGTGACTCCCTAACCTCAAAAAACATTACCAACCCAGAAATATCTTGCATTTAAATAAGACTTGACTTGGGCTTCAGCCCCTCCCTTCAATACAGCAGAAAGGTTTCCAACAGGCACattggaagaaaggaaatttgtTTTAGTTGGGTCAGTTTTGAAACAGTTTTGACAGACTGCAGAAACTAGATGACTGTACataagaaagggagggagagttaaCATGGAAAGTCTTACTGGCCTGCTGGTTTTTCTGGACACCTGGAAACACGTTTAACCTGCTGAGTTGTGCAGGAAACCAGGTACCTATAAATGCTAGAGTGCCCTGATATCCCAGCCACCTGAAGCAAGGCACGCTCTGCAACTTTGTACTTCAAACCTCTTTCACCTCCTTCTGTGCCCCTTTTCCCCATCCTTTCATGCTCCCCCTTTTTCTGGGCACCAGTATGGCCTGTGCAATATTACCTTCTTTGAATGGATTCCGTCCATGCATCTGGAATATGTATCTGTCAATAATTGGCACAGGTCCTACTTATTTCTTAGGAAACTGGCATCTAGTAGAATCCTTCAGGACCCACCCGTGTGGATGCCTAATGGTGAAACTAAGGAACCATGATAGGATAGGGTAAATGGAAGCTCAGATATTTGGCCAGTGGAGGCGCTTTCCCCGAATCTCCCAAATCTCTGAGAGCTGTTTCTACCTTCAGTTTCAAACTGTCTAGCATTATGACACGTCTTAGAACTTCCTTctaaaagagacataaaaaaatctaCTGATTTATTATCCAAGAAGATTCATCTGTTAGCCCGCTTGTTTACCTCCccaatgtattttcatttgtagctagattttctaattttaacaaTGAAGAAACTCTCAGGACTTCCCAGTGGAGGCTTATTGGTTCAGATGGCTCAGGCAGAACTTGGGCAGCTGACCCTtcctttttagaattttttttttctctcagcaccAAATGTTATAAGGAACGTTTAAGTGTGAAATGCATTTTACATCCGCTTGcattataaaattagaaatgaggaAGTCACAGGAAGTCACCGACGTCTTCCGTAGGCTTCCTTTCGCTCAGGCTATTACACTCCTCTTAGCTTTacttcctctctcccagcctAGAGCCCACAATGgcacatttatctattttatacCAGTATCCTCAAAATCCGCTGCCACTTTTCTACCTCATTTTCTCTGATGACCTCTGGATTGGATTAGTTCAGCAATTTGCTTTTATCTTCTCCTACCCCGGGGGCTGACCGACCCTGGTGGAGCAAATCACACCGGGTATTTTCACTAGAGGTTTGAAATCTCCCAATTCAGGAGTGTA
The window above is part of the Prionailurus bengalensis isolate Pbe53 chromosome C1, Fcat_Pben_1.1_paternal_pri, whole genome shotgun sequence genome. Proteins encoded here:
- the GALNT5 gene encoding LOW QUALITY PROTEIN: polypeptide N-acetylgalactosaminyltransferase 5 (The sequence of the model RefSeq protein was modified relative to this genomic sequence to represent the inferred CDS: inserted 2 bases in 2 codons), whose product is MNKIRKFFRGSGRVLAFIFVASVIWLLFDMAALRLSFSEINTRVLKEDIVRRERMGFRVQPDQMKILYSSMKEMKPPLRGHGKGVWGKENFRKTEKSMVKVEDDLDQTQRERKTPNALGRGKVAPLWHPAYFQSLPVTFTKQKTEKQDLEPEAYSRHMAKQGGTRGAQKTPFTAARETQLAETSIQARPVSINQETLKSHSLSSDTXKQAAERNPNVTIGPNTDRSKRQSQAVANERAHPAGPLVPKPREAVALNKTETQSKELDSNKHKANKNLPFSKLVANSNRSKKQYINETQLGGLPKDDRAKVAGGKKFNFSESHVVIITKEEELKTDSKEAPNPKNKTALPLVLGESQGKHISRNRSEASLSPLALQRATVSQTHQAFAEGPERARINLTAKAQPAEVNQNHIKAFLPEEHGMHHVLRIDLTLSPRDPKAPGQFGRPVVVPRGKEKEAERRWKEGNFNVYLSDLIPVDRAIEDTRPAGCAEQLVHNNLPTTSVIMCFVDEVWSTLLRSVHSVLNRSPPHLIKEILLVDDFSTKDYLKDNLDKYMSQFPKVRILRLKERHGLIRARLAGAQNATGDVLTFLDSHVECNVGWLEPLLERVYLSRKKVACPVIEVINDKDMSYMTVDNFQRGIFVWPMNFGWRTIPPDVVXKNRIKETDIIRCPVMAGGLFSIDKNYFFELGTYDPGLDVWGGENMELSFKVWMCGGEIEIIPCSRVGHIFRNDNPYTFPKDRMKTVERNLVRVAEVWLDEYKELFYGHGDHLIDQGLDVGNLTEQRKLRKKLKCKSFKWYLENVFPDLKAPIVRANGVLINVALGKCISIENTTATLEDCDGSSKLQQFNYTWLRLIKHGEWCLAPVPDTGALRLHPCDNRNKGLKWLHKSTSVFHPELVNHIVFGNYHQLLCLEGNVSQKTLKVAACDPVKQYQKWKFEKYYED